From the genome of Bordetella sp. H567, one region includes:
- a CDS encoding tripartite tricarboxylate transporter TctB family protein yields MNNRNFVRGLFLIAFALVFGGVAATYPLGNLARFGAGLFPLLVCGCLLLIGIITVVRAYFVEPVPLGYSIRNIAIVMASLVGFVLVSNFLNMLLGIVFLVFCSTLAGTSYSVARNVKISAGLIAVALAFKFLLGLNLPLL; encoded by the coding sequence ATGAACAACCGCAATTTCGTCAGGGGCTTGTTCCTGATCGCTTTTGCCCTCGTCTTCGGCGGGGTGGCGGCGACCTACCCCCTGGGCAACCTGGCCCGCTTCGGCGCGGGGCTGTTCCCGCTGCTGGTGTGCGGCTGCCTGCTGCTGATCGGCATCATCACGGTCGTGCGTGCCTACTTCGTCGAGCCCGTGCCGCTCGGCTACAGCATCCGCAACATCGCCATCGTCATGGCCAGCCTGGTGGGCTTCGTGCTCGTGTCGAACTTCCTGAACATGCTTCTGGGCATCGTGTTCCTGGTGTTCTGCTCGACGCTGGCCGGGACCTCGTACTCCGTGGCGCGCAACGTCAAGATCTCCGCCGGCCTCATCGCGGTGGCGCTCGCCTTCAAATTCCTGCTGGGTCTGAACCTGCCGCTCCTATGA
- a CDS encoding Lrp/AsnC family transcriptional regulator, whose product MAVLDEFDLKLLALVQANSRISQAELGDRVHLSTAAVNRRLKRLVSEGVIRKFGAVLAGRALGYPLTIITQVATESEQIDLLDGMKAAFRACPQVQQCYYVTGEWDFILHFTVRDMAQYTELARQLFFQNNNVQRFRTLVVMDCIKASQDVPFDQ is encoded by the coding sequence ATGGCCGTACTGGACGAATTCGATCTGAAGCTGCTGGCCTTGGTCCAGGCCAACAGCCGGATTTCGCAGGCGGAACTGGGCGACCGCGTCCACCTGTCGACGGCGGCCGTCAACCGCCGCCTGAAACGGCTGGTCAGCGAAGGCGTCATTCGAAAGTTCGGCGCGGTGCTGGCGGGGCGAGCGCTAGGCTATCCCCTGACGATCATCACCCAAGTGGCCACGGAAAGTGAACAGATCGATCTGCTCGATGGCATGAAGGCCGCGTTTCGTGCCTGTCCGCAGGTGCAGCAGTGCTATTACGTCACGGGCGAATGGGACTTCATCCTGCATTTCACCGTGCGCGACATGGCGCAATACACGGAGCTTGCGCGCCAGCTCTTCTTCCAGAACAACAACGTCCAGCGTTTCCGGACGCTGGTCGTGATGGATTGCATCAAGGCCAGCCAGGATGTGCCCTTCGACCAATAA
- a CDS encoding diaminopropionate ammonia-lyase translates to MSVLLNPHYRPPGATPQGMPDHASVRALISRVFDYRPTAVHDLKGLAAALGVEALAVKDEGGRLGLRSFKALGGAYAVLRTVWHTARERGGASLGLDDLPRAGSGSLAPPMPGQRDQPGSFAFRRAASALTFVCATDGNHGQAVAAGARLVGAHAVVLVHQGVAERRRRAIARFGAEVRVVPGSYDDAVEQAGRLAQAEGWVLLSDTSWHDYLDVPRVVMEGYCLIAQEIVEQLDRPPTHVFLQAGVGGMAAALGASLTAMYGDAPPAILIVEPERAACFMASARAGRRVRVRPGHPTIMSMLECYEPSTLAWDVLDTLARAFITVSEAQCRQAMHLLAYPRDGDATIMGGESGVAGLAGLCALVQGGRARAALGLDSRSRVLVVNTESTDDEGHVGHTANG, encoded by the coding sequence TTGTCCGTTCTGCTCAATCCCCACTATCGCCCGCCAGGCGCAACCCCCCAGGGCATGCCCGACCATGCTTCCGTACGCGCCTTGATTTCACGGGTGTTCGACTATCGGCCAACCGCCGTGCACGACCTGAAGGGCCTGGCCGCCGCGCTGGGCGTGGAGGCCCTGGCGGTCAAGGACGAAGGCGGCCGCCTGGGCTTGCGCAGCTTCAAGGCGCTGGGCGGCGCCTATGCGGTCTTGCGGACCGTCTGGCACACCGCGCGCGAGCGCGGCGGCGCGTCCCTGGGCTTGGACGACTTGCCGCGCGCCGGTTCGGGATCGCTGGCGCCGCCTATGCCTGGACAGCGCGACCAGCCGGGCAGTTTCGCCTTTCGCCGCGCCGCATCGGCATTGACCTTTGTGTGTGCGACGGACGGCAACCACGGGCAAGCGGTGGCGGCCGGGGCACGCCTGGTGGGGGCGCACGCCGTGGTCCTCGTGCACCAAGGCGTTGCGGAGCGCCGGCGCAGGGCCATCGCGCGCTTTGGCGCGGAGGTGCGCGTCGTGCCCGGGAGCTACGACGATGCGGTGGAACAGGCGGGCCGGTTGGCGCAAGCCGAGGGATGGGTGCTGCTGTCGGATACGTCATGGCACGACTATCTCGATGTGCCCCGCGTGGTCATGGAAGGCTATTGCCTGATTGCGCAGGAGATCGTCGAACAGCTGGACCGGCCACCCACCCATGTGTTCTTGCAGGCCGGCGTGGGCGGCATGGCGGCCGCGCTGGGGGCGTCATTGACGGCCATGTACGGGGACGCGCCGCCGGCGATCCTGATCGTCGAACCGGAACGGGCCGCCTGCTTCATGGCCAGCGCCCGCGCCGGCCGCCGCGTGCGGGTGCGGCCCGGCCACCCCACGATCATGTCCATGCTGGAGTGCTACGAACCGTCCACGCTGGCGTGGGATGTCCTGGATACGCTGGCGCGCGCCTTCATCACCGTGAGCGAAGCACAATGCCGGCAAGCCATGCATCTGCTCGCGTATCCGCGCGACGGCGATGCCACCATCATGGGTGGGGAAAGCGGCGTGGCGGGCCTGGCGGGATTGTGCGCATTGGTGCAAGGGGGCCGTGCCCGCGCGGCACTGGGATTGGACTCCCGATCGCGGGTGCTCGTCGTCAACACGGAATCGACCGACGACGAGGGTCATGTCGGTCACACCGCGAATGGGTAG
- a CDS encoding DUF2322 family protein produces MIQPGTVFKDNLRQLPPIDGIASIDLIDPQGKVVASIENQPGKQGSLAVYNYLSRAFGTLDAKAAQHGLAVFAEHTDDARGRPGAHPNVDRLLAIIAGGDPLRIEVKPAGH; encoded by the coding sequence ATGATCCAGCCAGGCACCGTGTTCAAGGACAATCTGCGGCAGTTGCCGCCCATCGACGGAATCGCATCCATCGATCTCATCGACCCCCAGGGCAAGGTGGTGGCCAGCATCGAGAACCAGCCCGGCAAGCAGGGTTCCTTGGCGGTCTACAACTATCTGTCCCGCGCGTTCGGGACGCTGGACGCCAAGGCCGCGCAACATGGCCTGGCCGTGTTCGCCGAACATACGGACGACGCCCGCGGCCGCCCGGGCGCCCACCCCAATGTCGACCGTCTGCTCGCGATCATCGCCGGCGGCGATCCCTTGCGCATCGAGGTCAAGCCGGCCGGCCACTAA
- a CDS encoding MFS transporter: MSLQDSSVASGAVPDAPPHAMTSRLALLFATSVAVIVTNLFAPQTLIGLIGPSLGLAPAQNGLVAMATLLGYAAGLFLLVPLADLIENRRLVVAQLGVAIAAAAAAMFCTGAETLLPVLFVLGAACSAIQVLVPIAAHMASPARRGQVIGDVMGGLMAGILLSRPLASVIADAWGWRAFYGISAVAMTVLSLVLATRLPRRQPAVRASYRALIASLWHLWREEEVLRRRALSASLVMGAFSLFWTAVALRLAQPPFGLGQRGIALFALAGAGGAIVTPLFGRIGDRGWTRAATLTAHTVLLGALGLGALAGMPPPAGRAAWWPLLAMGVAAVLLDVGVTGDQTLGRRAINLLRPEAGGRINGIFVGVFFLGGAVGSALAGAAWALAGWNAVCAAGALFAVAALITALRGDET, encoded by the coding sequence ATGTCCCTACAAGACTCCTCGGTCGCCAGCGGGGCCGTCCCGGACGCGCCGCCGCACGCCATGACATCGCGGCTGGCGCTGCTGTTCGCGACCTCGGTCGCGGTTATCGTCACGAACCTGTTCGCGCCGCAAACATTGATCGGGCTGATCGGGCCGTCCCTCGGATTGGCGCCCGCGCAGAACGGCCTGGTCGCCATGGCCACGCTGCTGGGCTACGCGGCCGGTCTATTCCTGCTGGTCCCCCTGGCCGACCTGATCGAGAACCGCCGCCTCGTCGTCGCGCAACTGGGCGTGGCCATCGCGGCCGCGGCCGCCGCGATGTTCTGCACGGGGGCCGAGACGCTGCTTCCAGTCCTTTTCGTACTGGGCGCCGCGTGTTCGGCGATCCAGGTGCTGGTTCCGATCGCCGCGCATATGGCGTCGCCGGCACGGCGCGGGCAAGTGATCGGGGACGTGATGGGCGGCCTGATGGCCGGCATCCTGCTGTCGCGGCCGCTGGCCAGCGTGATCGCCGACGCATGGGGCTGGCGCGCCTTCTACGGCATAAGCGCTGTCGCCATGACGGTGCTGAGCCTGGTGCTGGCGACGCGATTGCCGCGCAGGCAGCCGGCCGTGCGCGCTTCCTACCGGGCCCTGATCGCCTCGCTCTGGCATCTGTGGCGCGAAGAAGAAGTACTGCGGCGCCGCGCACTGTCCGCCAGCCTGGTGATGGGTGCGTTCAGCCTGTTCTGGACGGCCGTGGCATTGCGGCTGGCACAGCCCCCCTTCGGACTGGGCCAACGCGGCATCGCGCTGTTCGCGCTGGCCGGCGCGGGCGGCGCCATCGTCACCCCGTTGTTTGGCCGGATCGGCGATCGCGGCTGGACGCGCGCCGCCACCTTGACGGCGCACACGGTGCTCCTGGGCGCGCTGGGGCTGGGCGCGCTCGCGGGCATGCCGCCACCGGCTGGACGTGCGGCATGGTGGCCGCTGCTGGCGATGGGTGTCGCCGCCGTACTGCTGGATGTGGGCGTGACCGGCGACCAGACCTTGGGACGGCGCGCGATCAATCTGCTGCGGCCGGAAGCGGGCGGACGCATCAACGGCATCTTCGTCGGCGTGTTCTTCCTGGGCGGCGCGGTGGGATCGGCGCTGGCCGGCGCGGCATGGGCCTTGGCGGGATGGAACGCCGTGTGCGCGGCCGGCGCGCTGTTCGCCGTCGCGGCGCTCATCACGGCGCTGCGCGGCGACGAAACCTAG
- a CDS encoding Hsp20/alpha crystallin family protein, producing MASRNLPMTGRQWPMSPIMELHQELDRLFGGMLGGWGTGTASSFGAMPQIEVSEQGSDLCISVELPGVRQEDVDVRLAGDTLLISGEKKSSNAQQENNMHVSERSYGRFQRQVTLPFTPDPERTQASLENGVLTIRLGRMPESSATRRIEIRSADQGAAAPALQSQGQQASSMPSSGAGAASAAGSTGGVGSEEGGQTPP from the coding sequence ATGGCATCGCGCAATCTCCCTATGACGGGCCGCCAGTGGCCCATGTCGCCGATCATGGAACTGCACCAGGAACTCGATCGGCTTTTCGGCGGTATGTTGGGAGGATGGGGCACCGGTACCGCCTCGTCCTTCGGCGCCATGCCGCAGATCGAAGTGAGCGAACAAGGTTCGGACCTATGCATATCGGTCGAGCTGCCCGGCGTGCGGCAGGAGGATGTGGACGTGCGCCTGGCGGGCGACACACTACTCATCAGCGGAGAAAAGAAGAGTAGCAACGCACAACAGGAAAACAATATGCACGTCTCGGAACGCAGCTACGGCCGCTTCCAGCGGCAGGTGACGCTGCCCTTCACACCGGACCCGGAGCGCACGCAGGCATCGTTGGAAAACGGTGTCCTGACCATCCGCCTGGGACGCATGCCGGAAAGTTCGGCTACCCGGCGGATCGAAATCCGCAGCGCAGACCAGGGCGCGGCTGCGCCCGCCTTGCAGTCGCAAGGCCAGCAGGCGTCCTCCATGCCGTCCAGCGGCGCGGGCGCGGCGAGCGCGGCGGGCAGCACGGGCGGCGTAGGTAGCGAAGAGGGCGGCCAGACGCCGCCGTGA
- a CDS encoding LysR family transcriptional regulator, with protein sequence MNIRELEAFLAVVETGSIVAASARLHVTQPGITRRIQSLEERLGATLLDRQSKPLKPTAAGRQAYEHGRQVLRALGDLMEGVSPHGPLQRELRIGVVPYLSETALVGPMDRLRADYPRLSLRMASGWSPQLLAQITQGALDAAVVCLPDGAPEPEGLAGQELGVQRVLLVAAASLNVPNPADLAMLAKYPWVTNENGCGFRTYIRNHFEAQGLHLDIAAEVQSADLRLSLVARGMGIGIVTPAAFAANPRRDDVRIIDTPAFTPQVRAWLLHRPPAGQLARPLAVFAQALAEALDQPASIVA encoded by the coding sequence ATGAATATACGGGAGCTGGAAGCCTTCCTGGCGGTCGTCGAAACCGGTTCCATCGTCGCCGCGTCGGCGCGCCTGCACGTGACGCAGCCTGGAATCACGCGCCGGATCCAGAGCCTGGAGGAGCGCCTGGGGGCGACCTTGCTGGACCGCCAATCCAAGCCGCTGAAGCCGACGGCTGCCGGCCGGCAGGCATATGAGCACGGCCGACAGGTGCTGCGTGCGTTGGGCGATCTGATGGAAGGGGTCTCGCCCCACGGCCCGTTGCAGCGAGAATTGCGGATCGGCGTCGTGCCTTATCTATCGGAAACCGCGCTGGTGGGGCCGATGGACCGGCTGCGCGCGGACTATCCCAGGCTGTCGCTGCGCATGGCGTCCGGCTGGTCTCCACAACTGCTGGCGCAGATCACGCAAGGCGCACTGGACGCCGCGGTGGTGTGCCTGCCGGACGGCGCGCCGGAACCGGAAGGCCTGGCCGGCCAGGAACTGGGCGTGCAGCGCGTGCTGCTGGTCGCGGCCGCGTCGCTGAATGTGCCAAACCCCGCGGATCTGGCCATGCTGGCCAAATACCCCTGGGTCACCAACGAGAACGGCTGCGGCTTCCGCACCTATATCCGCAACCATTTCGAGGCGCAGGGGCTGCATCTGGACATCGCGGCGGAAGTGCAGAGCGCGGATTTGCGGCTCTCGCTGGTGGCGCGCGGCATGGGGATAGGCATCGTGACCCCGGCCGCCTTTGCGGCCAATCCACGGCGCGACGATGTGCGGATCATCGATACGCCGGCTTTCACGCCGCAGGTGCGCGCCTGGCTGCTGCATCGGCCGCCGGCGGGGCAACTGGCGCGGCCCTTGGCGGTATTCGCTCAGGCATTGGCGGAAGCCCTGGACCAGCCGGCCAGCATCGTCGCATGA
- a CDS encoding protein-L-isoaspartate(D-aspartate) O-methyltransferase — MSDSTPMQRKMVERQLRARGIQDERVLAAMEHVPRHAFVPPSLSEFAYDDAPLPLASGQTISQPYIVALMAQAASLQRSDRVLEIGTGSGYAAAVLAELADRVDTVERLSELADKARETLQSQGYGRVRVHTGDGTLGLPDAAPFDAIVAAAAGPDVPAAWREQLAIGGRIVMPVGGRRGGQRLVRITRVGRDEYDEEDLGGVAFVPLVGAQGWAANPYAGDGGKPDADGARSAQSAAPPRVSPKRAAFAPHADMPSDPEAEAIWEAAEALPDIDDALFAPLFDRFADKRVVLLGEASHGTSEFYRARAAITRRLIEAHGFDIVAVEADWPDAAAIDRYVRHRPAAKREVSPFRRFPTWMWRNTEVEAFIEWLHAYNGVLEPGERAGFYGLDLYSMSASIAAVLAYLDRTDPEAAGVARERYGCLMPWQKDPRVYARAVASQGFRQCEDAVLRQLRDLLDKRLDYAREDGDSFLDATQNARLVAAAERYYRTLYQGPAQSWNLRDTHMFETLARLLEARGPQSRAVVWAHNSHIGDASATEMGRVRDEINIGQLCRERYGHEAALVGFGTYAGTVGAADDWDGPMRLMRVRPARPDSYEHMMHRTGQTRFLLDLRPGVHDDLRVLLNAPRLERYIGVIYRPDTELYSHYAEATLAEQYDAYVWFDVTAAVTPLPVEAREGMPETYPFAV; from the coding sequence GCCAGACCATCTCGCAACCGTATATCGTCGCGCTGATGGCGCAGGCCGCCAGCCTGCAGCGCTCCGACCGCGTGCTGGAGATCGGCACCGGATCAGGCTATGCGGCGGCCGTGCTGGCCGAGCTGGCGGACCGGGTCGATACGGTGGAGCGTCTGTCGGAACTGGCCGACAAGGCGCGCGAGACCTTGCAATCGCAGGGCTACGGCCGCGTGCGGGTTCATACGGGCGACGGCACGCTGGGATTGCCGGACGCCGCGCCCTTCGACGCCATCGTCGCGGCGGCGGCCGGGCCCGACGTACCCGCCGCCTGGCGCGAGCAGCTGGCGATAGGCGGACGCATCGTCATGCCGGTCGGCGGTCGCCGCGGCGGCCAGCGGCTGGTCCGGATCACCCGCGTCGGCCGCGACGAATACGACGAAGAGGACCTGGGCGGCGTGGCCTTCGTTCCCCTTGTCGGCGCGCAGGGATGGGCGGCCAATCCGTATGCCGGCGACGGCGGGAAACCGGACGCCGACGGTGCGCGTTCGGCGCAATCCGCGGCGCCCCCGCGCGTATCGCCCAAACGGGCCGCGTTCGCGCCCCACGCGGACATGCCGTCCGACCCCGAGGCCGAAGCCATATGGGAGGCCGCCGAGGCGCTGCCGGACATCGACGACGCGCTGTTCGCGCCCTTGTTCGACCGTTTCGCGGACAAGCGCGTGGTGCTGCTGGGCGAAGCCAGCCATGGCACCAGCGAGTTCTATCGCGCGCGCGCCGCCATCACGCGCCGGCTGATCGAAGCGCACGGCTTCGACATCGTGGCGGTGGAAGCCGACTGGCCGGACGCCGCGGCCATCGACCGCTATGTCAGGCATCGCCCCGCGGCCAAGCGCGAGGTCTCTCCCTTTCGCCGTTTTCCCACCTGGATGTGGCGCAATACCGAGGTCGAAGCCTTCATCGAATGGCTGCACGCCTACAACGGCGTCCTGGAGCCTGGCGAACGCGCCGGTTTCTACGGCCTGGACCTGTACAGCATGTCGGCGTCGATCGCCGCGGTCCTGGCGTACCTGGACCGCACGGATCCCGAGGCGGCCGGTGTCGCGCGCGAACGATACGGCTGCCTGATGCCCTGGCAGAAGGACCCGCGCGTCTACGCGCGCGCCGTCGCCAGCCAGGGCTTCCGGCAATGCGAGGATGCCGTGTTGCGCCAACTGCGCGACCTTCTGGACAAACGGCTCGATTACGCGCGGGAGGACGGTGACAGCTTCCTGGACGCCACGCAGAATGCCCGACTGGTTGCCGCCGCCGAACGCTATTACCGCACGCTATACCAAGGGCCGGCGCAAAGCTGGAACCTGCGCGACACGCATATGTTCGAGACGCTGGCGCGGCTGCTGGAAGCCCGGGGACCGCAATCGCGCGCCGTGGTCTGGGCACACAACTCGCATATAGGCGATGCATCCGCCACGGAAATGGGGCGTGTGCGCGACGAAATCAATATCGGCCAGCTGTGCCGCGAGCGCTATGGCCACGAGGCCGCGCTCGTGGGCTTCGGCACCTATGCCGGCACGGTCGGCGCCGCCGACGACTGGGATGGCCCCATGCGCTTGATGCGCGTGCGGCCGGCGCGGCCGGACAGCTACGAACACATGATGCACCGGACGGGACAGACGAGGTTCTTGCTGGACCTGCGGCCCGGCGTGCATGACGATTTGCGCGTGCTGTTGAACGCGCCACGGCTGGAACGCTATATCGGCGTGATCTACCGCCCGGACACCGAACTCTACAGCCATTATGCGGAGGCGACGCTGGCCGAGCAGTACGATGCCTACGTGTGGTTCGATGTCACCGCGGCCGTCACGCCCCTGCCTGTGGAGGCTCGCGAAGGCATGCCGGAAACCTACCCATTCGCGGTGTGA
- a CDS encoding tripartite tricarboxylate transporter permease has product MDILHNLSFGFEQALTLENLMYCALGCTVGTLIGLLPGLGPLSTISLLLPITYSIPAGGALIMLAGIYYGAQYGDSVSAITMKIPHASSIVACIDGYQMNLKGKTGLALFTAGMSSFIGGTVAIVVLSTMAPALGEVGMLFGPADYCALMMLGFFCVSFVSSGSLLNGLAMALIGILLGVIGTDVNSGMARYTMDLIFLQDGVGLISIALGCFGIAEIVKNLDARNTLTPFNGKIKLLPTWPEFKRIIPSALRGSIIGSVLGILPGGGPTIAQFAAYAADKRFSKYRDEIGKGAIEGVAGQAAADEAAARTSFIPLMAIGIPENAVMALMLAAFIVKGVQPGPNMIANHPDLFWGLVASMWIGNCFLLILNVPLVRYWLSVFKIPYTVLFPSILFFCCVGTFSINNSLDDVYITAVFGFIGYLFMRLGMEAAPLMLGFILGPMLEENFRRAMLLSRGDFGIFVSRPISGTLFAAIGAIVVWQVTSFVRKNRQRKAAALAVPQPAVQAD; this is encoded by the coding sequence ATCGACATCCTGCACAACCTCTCGTTCGGTTTCGAACAAGCGCTGACCCTGGAAAACCTGATGTATTGCGCATTGGGTTGCACGGTCGGTACCCTGATCGGCCTGTTGCCGGGCCTTGGTCCCCTGTCGACCATCAGCCTGCTGCTGCCGATCACCTACTCCATCCCCGCCGGCGGCGCACTGATCATGCTGGCCGGGATCTACTACGGCGCGCAGTACGGCGACAGCGTCAGTGCGATCACGATGAAGATTCCGCACGCCAGCAGCATCGTCGCCTGCATCGACGGGTACCAGATGAACCTGAAGGGCAAGACCGGCCTGGCGTTGTTCACGGCCGGGATGTCGAGCTTCATCGGCGGCACCGTTGCCATCGTGGTGCTGTCCACGATGGCCCCGGCGCTGGGCGAGGTGGGCATGCTGTTCGGCCCGGCCGACTACTGTGCGCTGATGATGCTGGGCTTCTTCTGCGTCAGCTTCGTCAGCAGCGGCAGCCTGCTCAACGGCCTGGCCATGGCCCTGATCGGCATTCTGCTGGGCGTGATCGGCACGGACGTCAACAGCGGCATGGCGCGCTACACCATGGATCTCATCTTCCTGCAGGATGGGGTCGGCCTGATCAGCATCGCGCTGGGCTGCTTCGGCATCGCCGAGATCGTCAAGAACCTGGACGCCCGCAATACGCTCACGCCCTTCAACGGCAAGATCAAGCTGCTGCCGACCTGGCCGGAGTTCAAGCGCATCATCCCTAGCGCGCTGCGCGGCAGCATCATCGGCTCGGTGCTGGGCATCCTGCCGGGTGGCGGCCCGACGATCGCGCAGTTCGCGGCCTACGCCGCCGACAAGCGCTTCAGCAAGTACCGCGATGAAATCGGCAAGGGCGCCATCGAGGGCGTGGCCGGCCAGGCGGCGGCTGACGAAGCCGCCGCGCGGACCAGCTTCATTCCGCTGATGGCCATCGGCATCCCGGAAAACGCCGTGATGGCGCTGATGCTGGCGGCCTTCATCGTCAAGGGCGTGCAGCCCGGACCCAACATGATCGCCAACCACCCGGACCTGTTCTGGGGCCTGGTGGCCAGCATGTGGATCGGCAACTGCTTCCTGCTCATCCTGAACGTGCCGCTGGTGCGCTACTGGCTGTCGGTGTTCAAGATTCCGTACACGGTGCTGTTCCCCTCCATCCTGTTCTTCTGCTGCGTGGGTACATTCAGCATCAACAACAGCCTGGACGACGTGTACATCACCGCGGTCTTCGGCTTCATCGGCTATCTGTTCATGCGCCTGGGCATGGAGGCCGCGCCCCTGATGCTGGGCTTCATCCTGGGCCCGATGCTGGAGGAGAACTTCCGCCGCGCCATGCTGCTCAGCCGCGGCGACTTCGGCATCTTCGTGTCGCGCCCCATCAGCGGTACGCTGTTTGCGGCGATCGGCGCCATCGTGGTGTGGCAGGTGACATCCTTCGTGCGCAAGAACCGCCAGCGCAAGGCCGCGGCCCTGGCCGTGCCGCAACCTGCCGTGCAAGCCGACTGA